In the genome of Raphanus sativus cultivar WK10039 chromosome 9, ASM80110v3, whole genome shotgun sequence, the window GCTTTTTCTCCCAAATCGATCTTCGATCTTCGATGGATAGAAGCCTTTACCAATACTCTCCCCAATAACAACATGCCACGTGTTCTAAGGATCAAGTCTTTCAAATCCTTATTTACGGACTGGTCCTTACCTATGttagttttaatattaatattataatcagTTAAACCTAGGAATAGCCGCTAAGGACTTCTCACGAGTCTGCGTTGCAGATGGTCTAAGATGTATAGGCTAGTTACATTctagtataaattttaatattattttaataattagaaAACCAATATCAAGAtccttagagcatcattattggtgttTCTTAGCTCTTGGATCCTTAACacacatatatgtgtatgtatatattatataaacgtATATAATTGTTTGCTAAGGATTTTACGGAAATCGAAACTGAAAGTTCCTTAATTAAGAGActttcggtttcggtttccgtaaagttcttagcaaacaattatatacacttatataatatatacatacacatatatatgtattaagaACCCAAGAGCTAAGAaacaccaataatgatgctcttagtaaAAAGGCatataaaacttataaacaAAACGAGGATCCAATTGTTCATGATTGCAGAATAGTGTGATCACTGAGCATCACTAATCACCATGCTTATTCACATATGTAAAACTTTGACAAGAAAAGTTACATCAGGATACATTAAAATGCGTAAACACAGACCTGCTTCTTTGACAACCAGGAGCAAATCTGAGTCAAATTCAGCAGAAAAAAGGGTTCACAGGTCAATTGCTTTCTTGAACTTTGTTGAAACCACATTTGCATTCTAAACCATCACACCATAGAACTtaccttaaacccaaaaccaaacttagtatttttttttctgagctTGTGATATCTCTTCTTATCTAGGAGGGGGACCTGGTCTCTGGTTAGCTTCTCTATCTCTACGTCTCCTACCCGATCGTCCTAGTAGAACCCGTCCTTGTCGCCTCATCCGACTTGCCAGAGAGGTGCTCTGCctatcttcctcttcctcttctccagAGAAAGTCATCTCATCTGCTGTTCCACGGTTGATCGTCGTCAAGTCGCTCGAATCAGAATCAGAGCGTCTTGTCTGACTCCTCGACGCCCCAACAGCATGCATCATAAggataacatttaaaaaattccTACCAAACCCAGCATCCATCATCCCTGAACCGTTGTACtgatcaccaccaccaccaccctcGTCTGAGTCAGAACCGTTgcctccatcatcatcatcgtcatcgtTCCTTTCAATAACGTAATCCCCAAACACCGTCGCGCCAGGTATCAACGACCTGATCGTGCTGAAAACATCATCCCGGTCATGCTCGATCTCAAGCCTCCTCCAGTTCTGCTCCACCTCAGGATCAACCTCGCGCGGCGGCCTCGCACAGGGATGCTCCACTCTCATGTGTTTCCTCAGCTCCCCGAAGGTCCCAGCGAAAACACACTCCTCCTGCATGCATATCCTCTTCTTGAGATTCAAATGGTCACGCGCGGTCTGCACGACCGTCCACCCTTTCACCTGCCCTCTACAAAGCGGGCAGGTGAGGTTCCCAAGCTTAGCAGACGCTTTCTTGTACTGATCCAAGCAGTTGGAGTACCGGAAGCTGGTGCCGCACATGTAAGGACGGCATCCCTTGTCGTGTGACGAGCAGAGGAGAAGCACGGCGTTGTGAGGACACTCCATGCAGACAGAGCATATAACACTCTCCCAGCTGTCCCTCTTCTCTACACATTTGGAACAGTTTTCTGGAAACAAGTTCCTTTTCACAAGACGATTACAAGGTTGGGACTTGTAAGGTCTTGCTCTGATCCGCCGCGAGTGTACCCTCCTGCGTCTTGTCCTCCTTGTAGCTTTGGCCATAACCTCAGAATCACACCTGTACAAAGTGcttaagcaaaaaaaatcacataattAGAGAATATCAAATAATTGAAATCATTAGCAATGAATCTAATCGAATCATACACACATCTCAGATCCAAgagaaatttatattaataaataaataaataaatattctcaATTCGGTTCGATGCTTGAGTACCTAATTGAAAATCAAGAGATTACAACTAACACAGAGTTCAGATTCGAAGCCAATCTCTAATTTCGAATCCGATATCgagattctattttttttttataaaacctaGGCAAAAACGAATATCCAGATCGCTAAAATTATACGAAGTGCGTAGAAAgcgatagagagagagagagatggagttTTACCTTTAGGGATTGAAGATTAGGGTTTCTGCAGCAGATAACGAAAGGGacgacgacgaagaagaagaagaagcagaggagaGAGCACTTCGACCACTGCTCCACCAATTAGCTCTGGATTCGGAGTTTCTCTTTCCTCACGCCACGTGTGGTGGAGTTACGACCTCCACGAGTCTGTCGAGTGCGTTAAGCCTCTTAAGGCCCATTATGCTTCACGATTGGGCCTCATCAGGATTACTCTcgtattttgtgtattttagaTTCTTCTACATGTTCTCTCAAAGCATACATATAACTTGGcgactgaaaagaaaaaaaaagtcttacACGGCTTGGCCGTGGATTATATTTGAGTGGGCGTTACAGGCAACAAAACGATGTAAGTTCTTATGGTGAATCACAGCTTAGAACAAGTTTTAGAGAAATAGAACAATTAGCTTCAGGTTTCTTGGGGAGATTTTAGATGGTTTCGGATGGAGGGTCATTCATTCTCTTTCACAAGAATCAATCATAGACGGGGAAACCATACTATAGAAGCCTTCCCACTTGAACTACCACAGCTATTTGCCTAAATCCTAAGTATTTTTGAACATTTTATGTGGAAACTATAATATACTTTATTAACAGAAAGAAATTTGGAATTG includes:
- the LOC130494280 gene encoding uncharacterized protein LOC130494280, yielding MAKATRRTRRRRVHSRRIRARPYKSQPCNRLVKRNLFPENCSKCVEKRDSWESVICSVCMECPHNAVLLLCSSHDKGCRPYMCGTSFRYSNCLDQYKKASAKLGNLTCPLCRGQVKGWTVVQTARDHLNLKKRICMQEECVFAGTFGELRKHMRVEHPCARPPREVDPEVEQNWRRLEIEHDRDDVFSTIRSLIPGATVFGDYVIERNDDDDDDGGNGSDSDEGGGGGDQYNGSGMMDAGFGRNFLNVILMMHAVGASRSQTRRSDSDSSDLTTINRGTADEMTFSGEEEEEDRQSTSLASRMRRQGRVLLGRSGRRRRDREANQRPGPPPR